The Christiangramia flava JLT2011 genome has a segment encoding these proteins:
- a CDS encoding sensor histidine kinase, producing the protein MKLLKLSLRTRIFISMILLVLGASILILVVTVFQYKEEAESYHKERLDRKEEAIMENIKFVLEYTTYVVNTENLSMILKKDDKIDEMAQVHEMKIYIYDLEGNLLIKSDESFFRNMAEEKIDPAIIKQLDASVNKRIIVKNERDGQKFQSSYTYILDSRFKPLAILYLPYVQDDSLLNRDLHDFLVKMAEVYLFMLLIAIILSFFLSKYITKSLKIISEKINQTRLDKRNQKIELSNATEEIYSLVSAYNSMIDELEESAVKLATGEREQAWREMAKQVAHEIKNPLTPMRLSVQSFQRNFDENDPNIRQKVDEYSNTLINQIDTMSSIASAFSNFAKMPAQQSETLNVAKITKLALDIFNEKYIEFKCDKEEILAKFDRTQLIRVVTNLVKNAIQALGETDDPKIVVSVEDEEETVLLSVCDNGSGISEENKEKIFEPKFTTKSSGMGLGLAMVKNIVETYNGSISFVSKQNKGTIFNVRFPK; encoded by the coding sequence ATGAAACTCCTGAAACTCTCTTTACGAACCCGGATCTTTATCTCGATGATATTACTGGTGCTTGGCGCCTCCATTTTGATCCTTGTTGTGACCGTATTTCAGTATAAGGAAGAAGCAGAGAGCTACCACAAGGAAAGACTCGATCGCAAGGAGGAAGCGATCATGGAAAACATCAAATTCGTCCTGGAGTATACAACTTACGTGGTAAATACCGAAAATCTCTCGATGATCTTAAAGAAAGATGATAAGATCGACGAGATGGCACAGGTGCACGAAATGAAGATTTACATCTATGACCTGGAAGGCAATTTACTGATCAAGAGCGACGAATCTTTTTTTCGGAATATGGCTGAAGAAAAGATCGATCCGGCAATTATCAAACAGCTGGATGCTTCGGTGAATAAAAGGATCATCGTCAAAAATGAGCGTGACGGGCAGAAATTTCAGTCGTCTTATACCTATATTTTAGACAGTCGGTTTAAACCGCTGGCGATACTCTATTTGCCGTATGTACAGGATGATAGTCTGCTGAATCGGGATTTACACGATTTCCTGGTAAAAATGGCTGAGGTATATCTCTTTATGCTGCTTATCGCTATCATTTTGTCATTTTTCCTTTCAAAATACATCACCAAATCGCTGAAGATTATTTCTGAAAAAATCAACCAGACGCGACTGGATAAGCGAAACCAGAAGATCGAGCTCAGCAACGCGACAGAAGAGATCTATTCCCTCGTTTCGGCCTATAACAGCATGATCGATGAGCTGGAAGAAAGCGCGGTAAAACTGGCTACCGGTGAGCGGGAACAGGCCTGGCGAGAAATGGCAAAGCAGGTAGCGCATGAAATTAAAAATCCGTTGACGCCTATGCGGCTAAGTGTGCAGAGTTTCCAGCGAAATTTTGATGAAAACGATCCCAATATCAGGCAAAAGGTAGACGAATATAGCAACACGCTCATTAACCAGATCGATACGATGAGTTCGATCGCTTCCGCTTTTTCCAACTTTGCCAAGATGCCGGCGCAACAGAGCGAAACGCTCAATGTGGCCAAAATCACCAAGCTGGCGCTCGATATTTTCAATGAAAAATATATTGAATTCAAATGCGACAAGGAGGAGATACTGGCCAAATTCGACCGTACGCAGCTTATTCGCGTAGTTACCAATCTGGTGAAAAATGCCATTCAAGCCCTTGGCGAGACCGATGATCCAAAGATTGTGGTATCGGTGGAAGATGAAGAGGAAACGGTGTTACTTTCGGTTTGTGATAATGGTTCGGGAATTTCCGAAGAAAACAAAGAGAAGATTTTTGAGCCAAAATTCACTACCAAAAGTAGCGGAATGGGACTTGGTCTGGCAATGGTGAAAAATATCGTGGAAACCTATAACGGAAGCATCAGTTTTGTGTCAAAACAAAATAAAGGCACTATCTTTAATGTACGATTTCCAAAATAA
- a CDS encoding CopD family protein, giving the protein MEYYNYIKSLHLIFVITWFAGLFYIPRLFIYQIEASEKPEPDRSILTTQLKLMAKRLWFIITWPSAILATIFAIILLLMMPAWLQQGWMHVKLFFVLLLFAYHIKTHLIFNQLQNDVVKWTSSKMRIWNEGSTLILFSVIFLVIVRSAINWIFGVIGIFVLAIMLMLGIRLYKRIRSKNPNA; this is encoded by the coding sequence ATGGAGTACTACAATTATATCAAATCCCTGCATCTCATTTTTGTGATCACCTGGTTTGCGGGCTTGTTTTATATACCACGACTATTCATCTACCAGATCGAAGCTTCCGAAAAACCGGAACCGGATCGGTCAATTTTGACCACTCAGTTGAAATTGATGGCGAAGAGATTGTGGTTTATCATTACCTGGCCTTCAGCGATCCTGGCAACGATCTTCGCTATAATTTTACTGCTCATGATGCCGGCCTGGCTGCAGCAGGGATGGATGCACGTGAAACTGTTTTTTGTGCTGCTGCTTTTCGCATATCATATCAAAACACACCTGATATTTAACCAACTACAGAATGATGTGGTAAAGTGGACCTCTTCGAAAATGCGGATCTGGAATGAAGGTTCTACGCTGATCTTGTTTTCGGTAATTTTCCTGGTGATCGTTCGTAGCGCGATTAACTGGATTTTTGGTGTGATCGGGATTTTTGTTCTGGCGATCATGCTGATGTTAGGCATCAGGTTGTATAAAAGAATTCGCTCAAAAAACCCGAATGCCTGA
- a CDS encoding VPS10 domain-containing protein codes for MNKFLRLPVVFLFLITGVISSAQNFDEKLYESLEYRLIGPFRGGRSAAVTGVPGEPDLYYFGATGGGVWKTENGGETWESISDGFFGGSIGAVTVAPSDHNVIYVGGGESTIRGNVSSGNGVWKSEDAGKSWTYMGLPESRHIPRIVVDPNDYNTVYAAVLGNIYKPTEERGVYKSTDGGKNWKKILFANQDAGAVDLVMDSTNPRILYASTWNLRRTPYSLSSGGPGSALWKSTDSGETWKEISKNNGFPTDTLGIIGVTVSPVNSDRVWAIVENKDKGGVYRSDDGGQKWNHVNDDRSLRQRAWYYTKIYADSQDENTVYVMNVSYHKSTDGGKTFSSYNAPHGDHHDLWIAPEDNSRMIIADDGGAQVTYDGGSNWSTYYNQPTAQFYRLTTDNAFPYRIYAAQQDNSTIRIPYRTEGGSIGENDWEETAGGESAHIAVDPENPEIVYGGSYDGFLTRYNHEKNTVRSVSVWPDNPMGHGAEDMKYRFQWNFPIFFSPNDPDKIYTASNHLHMSTNEGQTWEVISPDLTRNDPEKLKSSGGPITQDNTSVEYYCTIFAAAESAVKPGVLWTGSDDGLIHVSQNGGESWENVTPKNLPKWAMINSVEPSAFDAGTCYVATTTYKLGDFAPYLFKTTDYGKSWKKITNGIAEEDFTRVVREDPKQKGLLYAGTENGMYISFDDGANWRSFQLNLPIVPITDLLIKDNDLIVATQGRSIWIIDDLSLLHQLYKTNSTATNLFQPAKSYRMGGYSRKNSKTAGTNHLPGVVTYFYLENDPENDTIKLSYLDKKNDTIKSFSNKSEKNKLEVKQGANMNDWDLRGEGAERLDGMILWWASTEAPQAVPGEYQVVLEVNDEVMKKDFEIVPDPNAETDIAGMQQQFDFISDINATVDKAHKSIKKMRDLESQLKAFQKQYKGNEKTKELIEKAGKLSDSISEIENALYQTKNRSNQDPLNFPIKLTNKLAHLNSLVGMDDFPPTDADIEVKNELTAKINAELDKFDALLNEEVADFNRKFNELNLNYLFTEPAD; via the coding sequence ATGAATAAATTTCTACGCTTGCCGGTTGTATTCCTTTTTCTGATCACCGGCGTCATTTCTTCCGCACAGAATTTTGACGAAAAACTTTATGAATCGCTGGAATATCGCCTGATCGGTCCTTTTCGTGGTGGCCGCAGTGCGGCAGTTACCGGCGTTCCCGGTGAGCCGGATCTCTATTATTTTGGAGCTACTGGTGGTGGAGTCTGGAAAACCGAGAATGGCGGGGAAACCTGGGAAAGTATTTCAGATGGATTTTTTGGTGGATCGATAGGTGCAGTGACCGTAGCGCCGAGCGATCATAATGTGATCTACGTGGGCGGAGGGGAATCAACCATCCGCGGAAATGTTTCTTCAGGTAATGGCGTTTGGAAATCAGAAGACGCTGGGAAAAGCTGGACATACATGGGTTTGCCTGAAAGCAGGCATATTCCTAGGATTGTGGTAGACCCAAATGACTATAACACGGTTTACGCGGCTGTTCTTGGAAATATCTACAAGCCAACCGAGGAACGCGGAGTTTATAAATCTACCGATGGAGGTAAGAACTGGAAAAAGATATTATTTGCCAATCAGGATGCCGGGGCGGTAGATCTGGTTATGGATTCGACGAATCCACGAATTCTATATGCTTCTACTTGGAACTTAAGAAGAACTCCTTACAGTCTTTCCAGTGGCGGGCCCGGTTCAGCATTATGGAAAAGTACCGATAGCGGGGAAACCTGGAAGGAGATTTCAAAAAATAATGGTTTTCCAACCGATACTTTAGGAATTATTGGGGTGACCGTGTCGCCGGTAAATAGCGATCGCGTTTGGGCTATCGTGGAAAATAAAGATAAAGGCGGCGTTTACCGTAGCGATGACGGTGGCCAGAAATGGAACCACGTAAACGATGATCGTTCGCTTCGCCAACGTGCCTGGTATTACACCAAAATTTATGCAGATTCGCAGGATGAAAACACGGTTTACGTGATGAACGTAAGTTATCATAAAAGCACTGATGGCGGAAAGACTTTCAGTAGTTACAATGCGCCGCATGGCGATCACCATGATCTATGGATCGCTCCCGAAGACAATTCACGAATGATCATTGCCGATGACGGTGGGGCACAGGTCACTTACGATGGCGGAAGCAATTGGAGCACGTATTACAATCAGCCGACCGCGCAATTTTACAGGCTCACGACCGATAATGCTTTTCCTTACCGAATCTATGCTGCACAGCAGGACAATTCCACGATTCGAATTCCGTATAGAACAGAAGGCGGGAGCATAGGCGAAAATGACTGGGAGGAAACTGCCGGCGGTGAAAGTGCACATATTGCCGTAGACCCTGAGAATCCTGAAATAGTTTACGGCGGAAGTTATGACGGATTTTTGACACGTTATAACCACGAAAAAAATACAGTTAGAAGTGTAAGTGTCTGGCCTGATAACCCAATGGGTCATGGCGCCGAGGATATGAAATACCGATTTCAGTGGAATTTCCCGATCTTCTTCTCTCCGAATGATCCTGATAAGATCTATACTGCTTCCAATCACCTTCATATGAGTACCAATGAAGGGCAGACCTGGGAAGTGATCAGTCCGGATTTGACAAGGAATGATCCTGAAAAGCTGAAATCTTCTGGTGGACCGATCACCCAGGATAATACTTCCGTAGAATATTACTGTACGATTTTCGCTGCTGCGGAATCGGCTGTAAAACCTGGTGTACTTTGGACGGGAAGCGATGACGGACTCATTCATGTTTCGCAGAACGGGGGAGAAAGCTGGGAAAATGTTACTCCGAAGAATTTACCAAAATGGGCTATGATCAACAGCGTTGAGCCATCAGCTTTTGACGCCGGGACCTGTTATGTTGCTACTACCACCTATAAACTAGGTGATTTTGCACCATATCTTTTCAAAACTACCGATTACGGAAAGTCCTGGAAAAAGATCACCAACGGTATTGCTGAGGAGGATTTTACACGTGTTGTACGTGAAGACCCAAAACAAAAGGGATTGCTCTATGCCGGAACAGAAAACGGAATGTATATCTCATTTGATGATGGAGCGAACTGGCGCTCATTTCAGCTGAATTTGCCAATCGTACCAATTACCGATTTATTGATCAAGGACAATGACCTGATAGTGGCTACGCAGGGTAGGAGTATCTGGATCATCGATGATCTTTCGCTTTTACATCAGTTGTATAAAACCAATAGCACAGCAACTAATCTCTTTCAGCCTGCGAAAAGCTATCGAATGGGCGGTTATTCCAGGAAAAATTCCAAAACTGCCGGAACCAATCACTTGCCGGGAGTGGTGACCTATTTCTACCTGGAAAATGATCCGGAAAACGATACAATAAAACTCAGTTACCTGGATAAAAAAAACGATACTATTAAAAGTTTCAGCAATAAGTCTGAAAAAAATAAGCTGGAGGTCAAGCAGGGAGCCAATATGAATGATTGGGACCTGCGAGGTGAAGGTGCAGAACGACTGGACGGAATGATCTTATGGTGGGCAAGTACCGAGGCGCCACAGGCCGTTCCGGGAGAATATCAGGTGGTGCTGGAAGTGAACGATGAGGTGATGAAAAAAGACTTTGAAATCGTTCCAGATCCTAATGCTGAAACCGATATTGCCGGAATGCAGCAACAGTTTGATTTTATTAGTGATATAAATGCCACTGTTGATAAGGCGCATAAATCGATCAAGAAAATGCGAGATCTGGAAAGCCAGTTGAAAGCTTTTCAGAAGCAGTATAAAGGAAACGAGAAAACGAAAGAGCTGATCGAAAAAGCTGGAAAACTAAGCGATTCCATTTCAGAAATTGAAAATGCGTTGTACCAGACCAAGAACAGGAGTAACCAGGATCCGCTGAATTTCCCTATAAAACTCACCAATAAACTGGCGCATTTGAACAGTCTGGTTGGAATGGACGATTTCCCACCAACAGATGCTGATATTGAAGTGAAAAATGAATTGACTGCAAAGATCAATGCAGAATTGGATAAATTTGACGCGTTGTTGAACGAGGAAGTAGCCGATTTCAATAGAAAGTTCAATGAACTGAACCTGAATTATCTTTTTACTGAACCAGCCGATTAA
- a CDS encoding MATE family efflux transporter encodes MQRKESAELGQKPISKLLIGQAVPASIGILVMSLNILIDTIFVGNWIGPIAIAAINVVLPVSFFIAALGMAIGIGGSSIISRALGANDKLKALKTFGNQITLTLILTIGMVVPGLIFMDSIIPTFGGKGDIFDPAKIYYTVVLYGVPFLALCMMGNTVIRAEGKPRFAMIAMIIPSVGNLILDYILINQLNWGMAGAAWATTASYLCCFAYILWFFLSGKSELRISRTHFRLDVPILKEIGSLGAVTLARQAVVSIVYLLMNNILFKLGGETSITVYAIIARMLMFALFPVLGVTQGFLPIAGFNYGAEKYQRVRKSINLAILYSCTLGLAIFAGIMFFAEDIVRIFTQNETIIAETPSAMRWVFAATPIVALQLIGAAYFQAIGKAIPAFLLTLSRQGFIFIPLVLILPKFYGETGVWVSFPLADLFSTIITAYFLNREIVRTLK; translated from the coding sequence ATGCAGCGCAAGGAGTCAGCTGAATTAGGCCAGAAACCCATCAGTAAACTACTGATTGGTCAGGCGGTCCCGGCATCCATCGGGATCCTGGTCATGTCGCTGAACATTCTTATCGATACTATTTTTGTTGGAAACTGGATCGGCCCGATCGCTATTGCAGCGATCAATGTTGTTCTGCCGGTTTCCTTTTTTATTGCCGCACTCGGGATGGCGATCGGAATCGGAGGTTCTTCGATCATTTCCCGCGCCCTTGGTGCGAATGACAAGCTGAAGGCCCTCAAAACTTTCGGAAACCAGATCACGCTCACGCTCATTCTGACTATCGGGATGGTTGTTCCCGGACTGATCTTTATGGATTCCATCATTCCAACATTTGGAGGGAAGGGCGATATCTTTGATCCCGCAAAGATCTATTACACGGTAGTACTCTATGGAGTTCCATTTCTGGCGCTTTGTATGATGGGCAACACGGTAATTCGTGCAGAAGGAAAACCGAGATTTGCCATGATCGCGATGATCATTCCTTCGGTTGGAAATCTTATTCTGGATTATATATTGATCAATCAGCTCAATTGGGGAATGGCAGGAGCAGCCTGGGCTACCACTGCTTCTTACCTTTGCTGCTTCGCTTATATCCTCTGGTTTTTTCTTTCGGGTAAATCGGAATTAAGAATTTCCAGGACTCACTTCAGGCTGGATGTGCCAATTCTAAAAGAAATTGGTTCGCTCGGCGCAGTAACGCTTGCGCGGCAGGCGGTAGTGAGTATTGTTTACTTATTGATGAACAACATTCTTTTCAAACTGGGCGGCGAAACTTCGATTACCGTTTATGCCATTATTGCCAGAATGCTGATGTTCGCCTTGTTCCCGGTTCTCGGGGTAACCCAGGGTTTTTTACCAATTGCCGGGTTTAATTACGGAGCTGAAAAATATCAACGGGTACGGAAAAGTATTAATCTGGCGATCCTGTATTCCTGTACACTGGGACTGGCCATTTTCGCCGGAATCATGTTTTTCGCGGAAGATATCGTCCGCATCTTTACGCAAAATGAAACAATTATTGCTGAAACACCTTCAGCCATGCGCTGGGTTTTCGCTGCCACGCCCATTGTGGCTTTGCAGCTGATCGGTGCGGCCTATTTCCAGGCGATCGGTAAAGCGATCCCTGCATTTTTACTCACACTTTCAAGGCAGGGATTCATCTTTATTCCGCTGGTACTTATACTTCCGAAGTTCTATGGCGAAACAGGGGTTTGGGTGAGTTTTCCGCTGGCAGACCTGTTTTCAACCATTATTACAGCTTATTTTCTGAACCGTGAAATCGTACGCACGCTGAAATAG
- the hemH gene encoding ferrochelatase has product MSKGVLLVNLGSPESTDPKDVKKYLGEFLMDERVIDVPLWARTLLVKGIILNTRPKKSAEAYSKIWWEEGSPLIVLSERLQDKIDNITSVPIALAMRYGTPSIYDGLKELEEKGVDEVLIFPLYPQFAMATTETILVLAEELRQKYFPKMNFTSVPAFYNHPDYIRTLANSISERLEGVDYEHLLFSYHGVPERHIRKSDITNSHCKIDGSCCQTASTAHQFCYRHQCFETTRLVAEYLGLKPNTFSVSFQSRLGFDPWLKPYTDRTIERFGNQGMKKLAIVTPAFVSDCLETLEEIAMEGEEIFHEVGGKEFTVVPCLNDREEWVKVLARWIDEWAHQKPVEA; this is encoded by the coding sequence ATGAGTAAAGGTGTGCTGCTGGTCAATCTGGGTTCTCCAGAGAGTACCGATCCTAAAGACGTAAAGAAATATCTGGGAGAATTCCTGATGGACGAGCGTGTGATCGACGTTCCTTTATGGGCCCGAACCTTACTGGTTAAAGGAATTATTCTGAATACCCGCCCGAAGAAATCAGCTGAAGCTTACAGCAAGATCTGGTGGGAAGAAGGCTCTCCTCTTATTGTGCTTTCAGAAAGACTTCAGGATAAAATTGACAATATTACTTCTGTGCCGATCGCGCTGGCAATGCGTTATGGGACGCCATCGATTTATGACGGTTTAAAAGAACTGGAAGAAAAAGGAGTTGATGAAGTTCTTATTTTTCCGCTTTACCCGCAATTCGCCATGGCCACTACGGAAACGATTCTGGTTTTGGCTGAAGAATTACGCCAAAAGTATTTTCCGAAGATGAATTTCACCAGTGTTCCGGCCTTTTATAATCATCCAGATTATATCAGAACTCTTGCAAATAGTATTTCTGAAAGACTGGAAGGTGTGGATTATGAGCATTTACTGTTTTCCTATCACGGTGTTCCGGAAAGACATATTCGTAAAAGCGACATCACCAATTCTCATTGCAAGATAGATGGCAGTTGTTGCCAGACAGCTTCTACGGCACACCAGTTCTGTTATCGTCACCAGTGTTTTGAGACCACGCGCCTGGTTGCAGAATATTTAGGGCTTAAACCAAATACTTTCAGCGTTAGTTTTCAGTCCAGATTAGGATTTGATCCGTGGCTAAAACCATATACCGATCGTACGATCGAACGCTTCGGAAACCAGGGAATGAAAAAGCTGGCGATCGTAACTCCGGCTTTCGTTTCAGATTGCCTGGAAACTTTAGAGGAGATCGCGATGGAAGGGGAAGAGATCTTTCATGAAGTTGGCGGAAAAGAATTTACCGTGGTGCCTTGTTTGAATGATCGCGAAGAATGGGTGAAGGTATTGGCCAGGTGGATTGATGAATGGGCTCACCAAAAGCCTGTTGAAGCCTGA
- a CDS encoding ThuA domain-containing protein encodes MKNIAIMGIFMLLSLSTFAQKKVLIFSETAGYHHNSIPTGVAALSEIAREHDFQVDTTSVSDIFQNTLDYDLIIFLNTTGDVLNDLEQGNFQQYIENGGNYFGIHAAADTEYDWPFYGKLVGAYFESHPHIQEAEVDVVSDSPLVSFLPKKWKRTDEWYNYKDIQDNLTVLLQLNESSYEGGKNGKFHPTAWYQETGFGGIAFYTGGGHTDEAYSEPLFRKHLENAMLFAMGEKPTIKQ; translated from the coding sequence ATGAAGAACATTGCCATAATGGGCATTTTTATGCTCCTTTCCCTTTCGACCTTTGCACAGAAAAAAGTGCTGATATTTTCTGAAACTGCCGGCTATCACCATAATTCGATACCTACCGGTGTCGCCGCTCTGAGCGAGATTGCGCGGGAGCACGATTTTCAGGTAGATACCACCAGTGTTTCTGATATTTTTCAGAATACACTGGATTATGATCTCATCATTTTCCTGAATACGACCGGTGATGTTTTAAACGATTTGGAGCAGGGAAATTTTCAACAGTATATTGAAAACGGCGGAAATTATTTTGGTATCCACGCCGCAGCAGATACTGAATATGACTGGCCTTTCTACGGAAAACTGGTCGGCGCTTATTTCGAAAGTCATCCGCATATCCAGGAGGCAGAGGTCGATGTGGTTTCGGATAGCCCGTTGGTTTCCTTTCTTCCGAAAAAGTGGAAAAGAACAGATGAGTGGTACAATTATAAAGACATCCAGGACAATTTAACCGTACTGCTTCAGCTGAATGAAAGTTCGTATGAAGGCGGGAAAAATGGCAAATTTCATCCAACCGCCTGGTACCAGGAAACCGGTTTTGGAGGCATCGCTTTTTATACCGGTGGTGGCCATACCGATGAAGCGTATTCCGAACCACTTTTCAGGAAACACCTTGAAAATGCGATGCTTTTCGCAATGGGTGAAAAACCGACTATCAAACAATAG
- a CDS encoding AraC family transcriptional regulator encodes METREKNNAVSISEEIKVEEGFFILKFQNDTGDSKLMSRAIDNNYIQFHFNVKGHSKFLFNNNSYELPLAEENSLLLYNPQRDLPLNVTLAAESWLVSLVISIKKFHSLFSQEADYITFLSAENKDKKYYRDAAITPSMAVVLNQIMNFNLTPSIKNLYFHAKAFELLSLYFNKSENPDVEQCPFLSDEENIKKIRRAKDIVISRMAEPPSLQELSDEIGLSLKKLKEGFKQIYGDSVYSFLFDYKMEYARKLLESGEYNVNEVGLKVGYSTASHFIAGFKKKFGTTPKKYILSIN; translated from the coding sequence ATGGAAACCCGGGAAAAAAATAACGCTGTAAGTATTTCTGAGGAAATTAAAGTTGAAGAAGGTTTTTTTATACTGAAGTTTCAGAACGATACCGGAGACAGTAAGCTCATGTCCAGGGCGATAGACAACAACTACATTCAGTTTCACTTCAATGTAAAAGGGCACAGCAAGTTCCTGTTCAATAATAATTCCTACGAACTTCCGCTGGCAGAAGAAAATTCGCTGCTGCTGTATAACCCGCAGCGCGATCTCCCGCTGAACGTTACCCTGGCTGCAGAATCCTGGCTGGTTTCCCTGGTGATCTCCATTAAAAAATTCCATTCGCTGTTCTCTCAGGAAGCCGATTATATTACTTTTTTGAGCGCGGAAAATAAGGATAAGAAATATTATCGCGATGCGGCGATCACCCCATCGATGGCGGTGGTGCTCAATCAGATCATGAATTTCAACCTGACGCCGAGCATCAAAAATTTGTATTTTCATGCCAAGGCTTTTGAGCTTTTGAGCCTCTATTTCAATAAATCGGAAAATCCCGATGTGGAGCAGTGCCCGTTTTTAAGCGATGAGGAAAACATCAAAAAAATCCGCAGGGCCAAGGATATTGTGATCTCGAGAATGGCCGAACCGCCATCGCTTCAGGAGCTTTCAGATGAAATTGGGCTGAGTCTCAAAAAACTGAAAGAAGGTTTCAAGCAAATCTATGGCGACTCGGTTTACAGCTTTCTTTTCGATTATAAAATGGAGTACGCACGAAAATTGCTGGAGTCTGGTGAATATAATGTGAACGAAGTGGGGTTAAAAGTGGGTTACAGCACGGCGAGCCATTTTATTGCAGGTTTCAAGAAAAAATTTGGAACCACTCCAAAAAAGTATATTCTTTCAATCAATTAA
- the hemA gene encoding glutamyl-tRNA reductase, with protein MEGTQNSKGKHFYIIGLSYKKADAHIRGHFSLDEQAKERLLEQAKEEGIDAILVTSTCNRTEIYGFAQHPFQLIKLLCEHTHGTVEEFEKVAYVYKNKQAVSHLFRVGTGLDSQILGDFEIISQLKIAFVRSKNLGLVNAYLERLINAVIQASKRIKNETEISSGATSVSFASVQYILNTIEKVSEKNILLFGTGKIGRNTCENLVKHTRNNHITLINRTKDKAEKIAGKFNLIVKDYADLQAEIRNADILIVATGAQNPTISKELIYSKKQLLILDLSIPKNVAEDVTELENVQLVHLDHLSQMTDETLERRKQFIPQAEKIIVEIEGEFNQWLETRKFAPTIKALKKKLRSMKDAEMDFQRKKIADFNDEHAEIVTNRMIQKIMKHFANHLKEDAASTDESLELIQKVFQLEEVHQ; from the coding sequence ATGGAAGGAACTCAAAATTCGAAAGGAAAACATTTTTACATCATTGGCCTGAGCTACAAAAAGGCCGATGCCCATATAAGAGGTCACTTCAGCCTGGACGAGCAAGCAAAGGAACGTTTGCTGGAACAGGCCAAAGAGGAAGGGATCGATGCTATTCTCGTTACTTCAACCTGCAACCGTACTGAAATTTACGGTTTTGCCCAACACCCTTTTCAACTGATCAAGTTGCTGTGCGAACATACACACGGTACGGTCGAAGAATTTGAGAAAGTGGCTTATGTATACAAAAACAAGCAGGCTGTTTCTCATCTGTTCCGTGTAGGAACCGGGCTGGACAGTCAGATTCTTGGTGACTTTGAAATTATCAGTCAGCTGAAGATCGCATTTGTGCGTTCCAAAAACCTGGGACTGGTAAATGCCTATCTGGAAAGACTGATCAACGCGGTGATTCAGGCGAGCAAAAGGATCAAAAACGAGACGGAGATCTCCAGTGGAGCTACTTCCGTTTCTTTTGCTTCGGTACAGTACATCCTCAATACCATCGAAAAAGTTTCTGAAAAGAACATTTTGCTCTTCGGAACCGGGAAAATTGGTAGAAACACCTGTGAGAATCTCGTCAAACATACGCGCAACAACCATATTACCCTCATCAACCGCACCAAGGATAAAGCGGAAAAGATCGCAGGGAAATTCAATTTGATCGTTAAAGATTATGCCGACCTTCAGGCTGAAATTCGCAATGCCGATATCCTGATTGTCGCAACTGGCGCTCAAAATCCCACTATTTCCAAAGAGTTGATCTATTCCAAAAAACAATTACTGATCCTCGATCTATCCATCCCTAAGAATGTGGCCGAAGACGTGACCGAACTGGAAAATGTGCAGCTCGTGCATCTGGACCATCTGTCCCAGATGACTGATGAAACGCTCGAGCGCCGCAAACAATTCATTCCACAGGCTGAAAAGATCATCGTAGAGATCGAAGGGGAATTCAACCAGTGGCTGGAAACCCGCAAATTTGCACCAACAATCAAGGCACTGAAGAAAAAATTGCGATCGATGAAAGATGCGGAAATGGATTTTCAGCGCAAAAAGATCGCCGATTTCAATGATGAACATGCCGAAATCGTGACCAACCGCATGATCCAGAAAATCATGAAACACTTCGCCAATCACCTCAAGGAAGACGCTGCTTCTACTGATGAAAGCCTGGAACTGATCCAGAAAGTGTTTCAGCTTGAAGAAGTACACCAATGA